One region of Asterias rubens chromosome 5, eAstRub1.3, whole genome shotgun sequence genomic DNA includes:
- the LOC117290506 gene encoding probable E3 ubiquitin-protein ligase MID2 produces MAASITVHSLLDKISKDHLECPICTNRFINPTMLDCLHSFCFTCLKELHQQDPNNSILLCPLCRKKTTLEDNKVDSLPKDFKLNALVDEFTVQEELMEGHGSEVKCQACNDEEHAAIARCVDCDYFLCQDCQNAHQRFPVTKSHQVYMLAQLHSGEVNYTYRSKIREYIPKCGKHSDQTLNIYCNTCQKLECTTCTVLDHGNPKHDLIGIPEALDKCKQEVTELVAKAEKCKADIQTAMEQASESRKKLESSYAETNMKISLKAAKERAKITEKEKQLKQEAESVYKDRVQTFETAEATNTQEVTQVEHKLDEVNQFMTQASSHEILDFKLKLINNLDELTKKQGENVSDRLSFLEFEEYERSVGRLVLEDEQQAKAEVQAKEHETINTKQKWKLKESFSQFGFTEFKTGEFVAAFSDSEIVVLDIDHNSLFALKPQVAADTSQSTHCPQKLKLKGLSEPSALTVDNNDHLYVIDNLEVKVFNRKYMLHHQFQLSKRKLSPSCLAVDENNLIAVGYSEGLISLYNPDGSLIRTFFTPVRVDYLTLYKERIIYSSIYCSNTDKHLHSVDYQGGKVFSVDTDQSESSYGVCCDKDGSIFVAQYNGTTQNNRICKYSPDGKYIGCVIEDCGNAWDITFTPTSNLVVAAGESVNIFQVVSQ; encoded by the coding sequence ATGGCTGCCAGTATCACAGTCCATTCACTGCTTGATAAGATCAGTAAGGATCATCTAGAATGTCCAATATGCACCAATCGCTTCATCAATCCAACAATGCTAGACTGTCTACACAGCTTCTGCTTCACATGCCTCAAGGAGCTTCACCAACAAGATCCTAACAACTCCATCCTACTGTGTCCTCTgtgcagaaagaaaacaacactagAAGACAACAAGGTTGACAGTCTACCTAAGGACTTTAAACTCAATGCCCTGGTGGATGAGTTTACTGTCCAGGAGGAACTCATGGAGGGTcatgggtcagaggtcaaatgTCAAGCCTGTAATGATGAAGAGCATGCAGCAATCGCCAGGTGTGTAGACTGTGATTATTTCCTTTGTCAGGATTGTCAAAATGCACATCAACGTTTTCCTGTTACTAAATCTCATCAGGTCTACATGCTGGCACAGCTGCATTCCGGAGAAGTCAACTACACGTACAGGAGTAAAATCAGGGAGTACATTCCAAAGTGTGGCAAGCACAGTGATCAGACTCTCAACATCTACTGCAACACATGCCAGAAGTTAGAATGCACAACATGTACTGTTCTTGATCATGGCAATCCAAAACATGACCTTATTGGTATACCTGAGGCTTTGGATAAATGCAAACAGGAAGTCACAGAGCTGGTTGCAAAAGCTGAGAAGTGCAAGGCTGATATTCAAACTGCCATGGAACAAGCTAGTGAGTCTCGCAAGAAACTGGAATCTTCATATGCTGAAACCAATATGAAAATCTCACTAAAGGCTGCCAAGGAGAGAGCAAAGATCACCGAAAAGGAAAAGCAGCTGAAGCAAGAGGCAGAGAGTGTTTACAAAGACAGAGTCCAGACATTTGAAACTGCAGAGGCAACCAACACACAAGAAGTGACCCAGGTAGAGCACAAGCTGGATGAAGTGAATCAGTTCATGACCCAAGCAAGTTCTCATGAGATTCTGGATTTCAAGCTGAAACTTATAAACAATCTTGATGAACTTACTAAGAAACAAGGTGAGAATGTGTCCGACAGGCTTTCCTTTCTTGAGTTTGAAGAATATGAAAGATCAGTTGGAAGACTGGTACTGGAAGATGAGCAACAAGCTAAAGCAGAGGTACAGGCCAAGGAACATGAAACAATCAATACCAAACAAAAGTGGAAACTGAAGGAAAGTTTCAGTCAATTTGGCTTCACAGAATTTAAGACGGGAGAGTTTGTTGCAGCTTTCTCCGACAGTGAAATAGTAGTATTAGATATAGACCACAATTCATTGTTTGCATTGAAACCTCAAGTAGCAGCAGACACATCACAGTCTACTCACTGCccacaaaaattaaaactaaaaggTCTTTCTGAACCATCAGCACTCACTGTGGACAATAATGATCACCTGTATGTGATTGACAATCTAGAAGTCAAGGTTTTTAACAGGAAATATATGCTCCATCATCAGTTCCAGCTAAGTAAGAGAAAGCTCTCCCCATCATGCCTTGCAGTGGATGAAAACAATCTCATAGCAGTGGGTTATTCAGAAGGGCTAATCTCACTCTACAACCCTGATGGATCACTCATCAGAACATTCTTTACTCCAGTAAGAGTAGACTATTTGACTTTATACAAGGAGAGGATTATCTACAGCAGTATATACTGCAGTAACACTGATAAACATTTACACTCAGTTGATTATCAGGGTGGAAAGGTGTTCTCAGTAGATACTGATCAGTCTGAATCATCCTATGGTGTGTGCTGTGATAAAGATGGAAGTATCTTTGTTGCTCAATATAATGggacaacacaaaacaatagaATATGTAAGTACAGTCCTGATGGCAAGTACATTGGATGTGTCATTGAGGATTGTGGTAATGCCTGGGACATCACATTCACACCAACAAGCAATCTTGTAGTAGCAGCAGGAGAATCAGTAAACATCTTCCAAGTTGTTTCCCAGTAA